A section of the Asticcacaulis sp. EMRT-3 genome encodes:
- a CDS encoding peptidoglycan DD-metalloendopeptidase family protein → MPAARPSLILAALAAAILMAGGHSDVDAQNSQRALTPDEQATLDDLEAQGRADVRKSDANRQTARQIGQEIEDLRQQIIDISKRQGASEQRSAIYHARLETLNLQETDITRRLTAARVREARLLSALQIYSRNPPPALFLAPRKANDAVMAAIIMKAITPELKKRTDILVQQNADLINLRRQAALQNEALLVTDSDVSEQRDQIENLISQKMALEDQLLGQADAMQAHAIELKAHEDRLRDHAPLRGLMNLIRPEDRNHLQPPVVGDLVRIFGQADGGPEPSRGVTYLAQPGSQVTAPAEGEVEFVGPVNSYGQVIIINIGHNYRVVITGVGRTYVEKGQTVALHEPLGRLPNLSDKKVPLYLELRKGDDVVNPTGVIQLAAN, encoded by the coding sequence ATGCCCGCCGCGCGCCCATCGCTGATCCTCGCCGCCCTCGCCGCCGCCATCCTGATGGCGGGCGGGCATTCGGATGTCGATGCGCAGAACAGCCAAAGGGCCCTGACCCCCGACGAACAGGCCACGCTCGATGATCTGGAGGCTCAGGGCCGCGCCGATGTACGCAAGAGCGATGCCAATCGCCAGACGGCGCGCCAGATCGGTCAGGAAATCGAAGACCTGCGCCAGCAGATCATTGATATTTCCAAACGCCAGGGCGCTTCGGAGCAACGCAGCGCCATCTACCACGCCCGCCTTGAAACGCTCAATCTTCAGGAAACCGACATTACACGGCGGCTGACGGCGGCGCGGGTGCGCGAGGCCCGCCTGCTCAGCGCCCTGCAAATCTATTCGCGCAATCCGCCACCTGCGCTTTTTCTGGCCCCGCGTAAGGCCAATGATGCCGTCATGGCCGCCATCATCATGAAGGCGATCACGCCGGAGCTGAAAAAGCGCACCGATATTCTGGTGCAGCAAAACGCCGATCTGATCAATCTGCGCCGTCAGGCCGCTTTGCAAAACGAGGCCCTGCTGGTTACCGACAGCGATGTGTCGGAGCAGCGCGACCAGATCGAAAACCTGATCAGCCAGAAGATGGCGCTCGAAGATCAGCTTCTCGGTCAGGCTGACGCCATGCAGGCCCACGCCATCGAACTGAAGGCCCACGAAGACCGGTTGCGCGACCATGCGCCTTTGCGCGGCCTGATGAATCTGATCAGGCCGGAGGATCGCAACCATTTGCAGCCACCCGTGGTCGGCGATCTGGTGCGCATCTTCGGTCAGGCCGATGGCGGGCCCGAACCCAGCCGTGGTGTAACCTATCTGGCCCAGCCCGGTTCGCAGGTGACGGCCCCCGCCGAAGGCGAGGTCGAGTTCGTGGGCCCCGTCAATTCGTATGGCCAGGTCATCATCATCAATATCGGCCATAATTATCGCGTCGTCATCACCGGCGTGGGGCGCACCTATGTTGAAAAGGGCCAGACCGTGGCCCTGCACGAACCGCTGGGCCGCCTGCCCAATCTGTCCGACAAGAAGGTTCCGCTCTATCTCGAACTGCGCAAGGGCGATGATGTCGTCAATCCGACAGGGGTGATCCAGCTTGCAGCAAATTAG
- a CDS encoding S41 family peptidase: MKTIYLGGIAALALGIGAVAYASQPAFSPTSQDYEQVALFGNVLSLVEQDYVVKVDSKKLVTAALQGMLASLDPHSNYLDGDDYNSLKEQTSGTYGGIGLEVTGEDGAVKVVTPMDDTPASKAGLESGDYITAINGTSILGIPLNDAVSKMKGDAGSKLTLTIVRTGKDQPFDVTLTREVITVKSVKARMEGDYGYLRIASFQENTAQDAKNALSDLMSKNPNMKGLVLDLRNNPGGLLEQSVGVADMFLNGGEIVSQRGRNPDDITRYQAKKGDMLHGLPLVVLTNAGTASAAEIVSGALQDQHRAAIIGETTFGKGSVQSVIDLGQNHAIKLTTARYYTPSGRSIQKTGITPDLVVAQTRDQAKYIATAALQYTEAAYANALDADEGKVRKPPVEQEVPPEGFDTKTGDFELTRALDVLKDGGNVAEARAHPRGVELLTADLVDKPGSRFTKAPDTKAPDTKASDAKTTATTPAGAAAASSSSAKPEAPASKAPPSGAASSAAPASK, encoded by the coding sequence ATGAAGACGATCTATTTAGGCGGCATTGCCGCTCTCGCCCTGGGCATCGGGGCCGTGGCCTATGCCAGCCAGCCAGCCTTTTCACCGACATCGCAGGATTACGAGCAGGTGGCGCTGTTTGGCAATGTGCTCAGCCTTGTTGAGCAGGACTATGTCGTCAAGGTCGATTCGAAAAAGCTCGTCACGGCGGCCTTGCAGGGTATGCTGGCCAGCCTCGATCCGCATTCCAACTATCTCGATGGCGATGATTATAACAGCCTGAAGGAACAGACCAGCGGCACCTATGGCGGTATCGGCCTCGAAGTGACCGGCGAGGACGGCGCGGTCAAGGTGGTGACGCCGATGGACGACACGCCCGCCTCAAAGGCCGGGCTCGAATCGGGCGACTATATCACCGCCATCAACGGCACCTCGATCCTCGGCATTCCGCTCAATGACGCCGTCAGCAAGATGAAGGGCGACGCGGGCAGCAAGCTGACCCTGACCATTGTGCGCACCGGCAAGGATCAGCCGTTCGATGTCACCCTGACGCGCGAAGTTATCACGGTCAAATCGGTCAAGGCCCGGATGGAGGGCGATTACGGTTACCTGCGCATCGCCTCCTTCCAGGAAAACACCGCCCAGGACGCCAAAAACGCGCTCAGCGATCTGATGAGCAAGAACCCGAACATGAAGGGCCTCGTGCTCGACCTGCGCAATAATCCCGGCGGCCTGCTCGAACAGTCGGTCGGCGTGGCCGACATGTTCCTGAACGGCGGCGAGATCGTCAGCCAGCGCGGACGCAACCCTGACGACATCACCCGCTATCAGGCCAAGAAGGGCGATATGCTGCATGGTCTGCCCCTGGTCGTCCTGACCAATGCCGGCACGGCCTCGGCGGCAGAAATCGTGTCCGGTGCCCTTCAGGATCAGCACCGCGCCGCGATCATCGGTGAAACCACCTTCGGCAAGGGTTCGGTGCAGAGCGTGATCGATCTTGGCCAGAATCACGCCATCAAGCTGACGACGGCGCGCTATTACACGCCTTCGGGCCGCTCGATCCAGAAGACCGGCATCACGCCCGATCTGGTGGTGGCCCAGACGCGCGACCAGGCGAAATATATCGCTACCGCCGCCCTGCAATATACCGAGGCCGCCTACGCCAATGCGCTCGACGCCGACGAAGGCAAGGTGCGCAAACCTCCGGTCGAACAGGAAGTGCCGCCTGAGGGCTTCGATACCAAGACCGGAGATTTCGAGCTGACGCGCGCCCTTGATGTGCTGAAAGACGGCGGCAATGTCGCCGAAGCCAGGGCCCATCCGCGCGGCGTCGAACTGCTGACCGCCGATCTGGTCGATAAACCGGGCAGCCGCTTCACCAAGGCCCCCGACACCAAGGCCCCCGACACCAAGGCCTCCGACGCCAAAACCACGGCCACCACACCGGCGGGCGCCGCCGCGGCCAGCTCGTCTTCGGCAAAGCCGGAAGCCCCCGCTTCCAAGGCCCCGCCTTCGGGTGCCGCGTCCAGCGCCGCACCGGCGTCGAAATAG